From a region of the Salinispira pacifica genome:
- a CDS encoding IS3 family transposase, translated as MTPHEIVAILAQEGSYLASESTMYRVLRARNMVHHRSNTRPKRMASKPPQVVATGPNQVYSWDITWLHTSVRGIFLFAYVIIDIFDRSIVGWEVHDREDEQLARDLFAQLSKRLNLKGAHLHSDNGNPMKGLSLLGLLYTLGVSNSYSRPRVSNDNPFIETFFKTLKYSTKYPGRFEDIHQARDWFAAFVHWYNMQHLHSALGYVTPAQRRAGEDDILFQKRNQTMKEAWARYPERWGTRSPRTWEGNHTVILNPDHKDRVNEQRAEKVG; from the coding sequence ATAACTCCGCATGAGATTGTCGCAATTCTCGCCCAGGAAGGCAGTTACTTGGCATCTGAGAGCACAATGTACCGTGTCCTTCGAGCACGAAATATGGTACACCACCGAAGCAACACCCGGCCGAAGCGGATGGCAAGCAAACCGCCGCAGGTAGTCGCCACAGGCCCCAATCAGGTATACAGCTGGGATATTACGTGGCTACACACATCAGTTCGAGGCATATTCCTGTTTGCCTACGTCATCATCGATATTTTCGACCGATCTATTGTCGGATGGGAAGTGCATGATCGAGAGGATGAGCAGCTTGCCCGAGATCTGTTTGCGCAGCTTTCGAAGCGACTCAATCTAAAGGGTGCCCATTTACATTCGGATAATGGAAATCCGATGAAAGGGCTGAGTCTGCTGGGGCTATTATACACCCTGGGAGTTTCAAACTCTTACAGTCGCCCACGAGTGAGCAATGATAATCCATTCATCGAAACCTTTTTCAAAACACTGAAATACAGCACCAAATATCCGGGCCGCTTTGAGGACATTCATCAAGCCAGGGACTGGTTCGCCGCATTTGTACACTGGTACAATATGCAGCATCTTCACTCAGCACTGGGTTATGTAACGCCGGCACAACGGCGAGCCGGTGAAGATGATATACTGTTCCAGAAAAGAAATCAGACCATGAAAGAGGCCTGGGCTCGGTATCCGGAGCGATGGGGAACTAGATCCCCCCGTACCTGGGAAGGAAATCACACGGTGATCCTTAACCCCGATCATAAAGACAGAGTGAATGAACAAAGAGCTGAAAAGGTAGGTTGA
- a CDS encoding helix-turn-helix domain-containing protein codes for MKESVIAAIDSAVGAGARQRKACEMVGISPRTLQNWRSGGTEDKRKGAAKNVVRKLTDDEREQILRLCTS; via the coding sequence ATGAAAGAATCAGTCATAGCAGCCATAGACAGTGCCGTGGGTGCCGGTGCCCGGCAAAGGAAAGCATGTGAAATGGTGGGCATTTCACCCCGGACCCTGCAAAACTGGCGCTCCGGCGGCACTGAAGATAAACGCAAGGGTGCTGCCAAGAATGTAGTGCGGAAGCTTACCGATGATGAACGGGAACAGATTCTCCGCCTGTGTACGAGTTAG
- a CDS encoding sensor histidine kinase, whose amino-acid sequence MLKRLPNFRENHRQIISFTIVFFILLIILYPLTTGMHNSLGIQRFWNDNTAKWHECLAASLPEEDGALSPVSTAAPLKSMVDRLEGEDFQALMRFSPELAASVEAFTALIHKTGTPGTMGELLEIEIHIDKVADVIENLAALQVSAFETLLFTSFILTAFLVFFYGYQGRQLAVAMEKKRRADEMKHRVTAIHETERKKLARDLHDGVSQNIALARMSLDRFPEGNAKVQLRLSLDKTFQELRNILYDLRSTEISETSLDDLIRREYNNFQDQYELTLKLDLQQDVFPRWKEDHLTQCIRILQEGLVNIIRHSGGKKGEVSLRCSAGKVILLIKDEGRGIKGGIPGMGITGMKERTALLGGTISWKSPGGKGTEIQLTIPEVLS is encoded by the coding sequence ATGTTAAAGAGGTTGCCGAACTTCAGGGAAAACCATCGGCAGATAATCAGTTTTACCATCGTTTTTTTCATACTTTTGATTATTTTGTATCCATTAACGACCGGTATGCACAACTCCCTGGGAATTCAACGATTCTGGAACGATAATACCGCCAAATGGCATGAATGCCTTGCCGCGTCCCTCCCGGAGGAGGATGGAGCCCTATCCCCCGTCAGTACAGCTGCTCCTCTGAAATCTATGGTAGACCGTTTGGAGGGGGAAGATTTTCAGGCTCTTATGCGGTTTTCCCCTGAACTTGCTGCATCTGTAGAGGCTTTTACCGCTCTGATTCATAAAACGGGAACTCCTGGTACCATGGGAGAACTGTTGGAGATTGAGATTCACATCGATAAGGTCGCAGACGTCATTGAAAACCTGGCGGCACTGCAGGTTTCAGCCTTCGAGACTCTTCTTTTTACCAGTTTTATCCTCACCGCCTTCTTGGTTTTCTTCTATGGATACCAGGGAAGACAGTTGGCCGTTGCCATGGAGAAGAAGCGTCGGGCTGATGAAATGAAGCACAGGGTTACCGCTATTCATGAAACCGAGCGTAAAAAGCTGGCCCGGGACCTGCACGACGGAGTAAGTCAGAACATCGCCCTGGCTCGGATGTCCCTGGATAGGTTCCCCGAGGGGAACGCCAAGGTACAGCTGCGGCTGAGCCTGGACAAAACTTTTCAGGAACTTAGGAATATTTTATATGACTTGCGGTCCACCGAAATTAGTGAGACTTCCCTGGATGATCTCATACGGAGAGAATACAACAATTTTCAGGACCAATATGAATTGACCCTTAAGTTAGATCTTCAACAGGATGTTTTTCCCCGTTGGAAGGAGGACCATCTTACCCAATGTATCCGCATTCTCCAGGAAGGGCTGGTAAATATTATACGCCATTCCGGGGGAAAAAAGGGGGAGGTGTCACTCCGCTGCTCCGCCGGAAAGGTTATACTCCTCATTAAAGATGAGGGCCGGGGAATAAAAGGAGGTATACCGGGCATGGGCATCACCGGGATGAAGGAGCGTACAGCCCTTCTCGGTGGAACCATTTCCTGGAAAAGCCCCGGAGGTAAGGGTACTGAAATTCAATTAACCATTCCGGAGGTTCTTTCATGA
- a CDS encoding response regulator: MNILFVDDHTIFREGVASFFTEDKKCKSLFTAANIDDALAILRNEPVDLLITDLNFPERSGFELLENLQGEAIEIPVIVLSMLDDMETVKKVLSLGARGYITKSSGFESLSRAIKEVSTGGYHFDQQILSLLVKCAVKQVKKADCNGFDETALLDLSERQREVFLLLAKGIKIEEIAEKLYISLKTVENHRTQIYKKLGVSDRLELHRLAEECQLI; this comes from the coding sequence ATGAATATACTTTTTGTCGATGATCACACCATCTTTCGGGAGGGCGTGGCCAGTTTTTTTACCGAGGACAAGAAGTGTAAATCTCTCTTTACCGCCGCCAATATTGATGATGCCCTGGCTATCTTAAGAAATGAGCCGGTGGATCTGTTGATAACAGATCTTAATTTCCCCGAGAGAAGCGGATTTGAATTGCTTGAAAACCTGCAAGGCGAGGCTATAGAGATTCCTGTTATAGTTCTATCAATGCTGGATGATATGGAAACGGTGAAAAAGGTTCTTAGTTTGGGGGCCCGGGGGTATATCACAAAAAGTTCCGGGTTTGAATCCCTGTCAAGGGCTATAAAGGAGGTATCTACCGGAGGATACCATTTTGACCAGCAGATTTTAAGCCTCCTGGTAAAATGTGCTGTTAAACAAGTGAAAAAAGCGGATTGTAACGGCTTTGATGAGACGGCTTTACTTGACCTCTCGGAGCGGCAGCGGGAGGTGTTTCTCCTGCTGGCGAAGGGGATCAAGATCGAAGAGATTGCCGAAAAGCTCTACATAAGCCTGAAAACCGTTGAAAACCACCGAACCCAGATATACAAAAAACTGGGAGTTAGTGACCGCTTGGAGCTTCACAGACTTGCTGAAGAATGTCAATTAATTTGA
- a CDS encoding transposase zinc-binding domain-containing protein, which yields MYAQQTLNFSSVSESQYIPRGRNELHRIFEQHFSDFCSEYDMKYATDYGKFRLQRIENAGEKFITCGDYLHGIARIRCQNKDCGYDYFRPFSCKGFYLCPSCSQKRTLLLSEHFTEEVFLDLPWLHGRAGNRRFPTRPHRQFVFTLPKVLRLIFRRNRTLFAKVSRLINQLISDFYSYVTGRTIRFGMIVAHQTFGD from the coding sequence GTGTACGCTCAGCAAACGCTTAATTTTTCATCTGTTTCAGAATCACAGTATATACCACGTGGCCGGAATGAGCTTCACCGGATTTTCGAGCAACATTTTTCTGATTTCTGTTCTGAATACGACATGAAGTATGCAACAGATTATGGCAAATTCCGTCTGCAAAGAATTGAGAACGCAGGAGAGAAATTTATTACCTGTGGCGATTATCTACACGGAATCGCACGCATCCGCTGTCAAAACAAAGATTGCGGCTATGACTATTTCAGACCATTTTCCTGTAAAGGGTTTTATCTCTGCCCATCCTGCAGTCAGAAACGAACATTGCTGCTTTCTGAACATTTCACTGAAGAGGTGTTCCTTGATCTTCCCTGGCTGCATGGCCGAGCAGGAAACCGCAGGTTTCCGACCAGGCCCCATCGACAGTTTGTTTTTACCCTTCCGAAAGTCCTTCGGCTTATCTTTCGCCGCAACCGCACACTCTTTGCCAAAGTTTCACGGTTAATAAACCAGCTCATTTCCGATTTTTATTCATATGTAACCGGAAGGACTATTCGTTTTGGAATGATCGTAGCACACCAGACTTTCGGTGATTAA
- a CDS encoding transposase: MLRWNPHFHCIVLEGGFDQDGQFFYIPFSDLSRAS; the protein is encoded by the coding sequence ATGCTTCGTTGGAACCCGCATTTCCACTGCATCGTTCTTGAAGGAGGCTTCGACCAGGATGGCCAATTCTTTTATATTCCATTTTCCGATTTAAGTAGGGCCTCCTGA
- a CDS encoding IS5 family transposase (programmed frameshift), which produces MYRTEDKTQLSFEDFYLPFGGKLNPNNRWVQLADLIPWEDLEAEYASQFAIESGQGAPAIQFRTALGALIIKEKLGITDEETVEQIRETPYLQYLIGMQGYQDEAPFDPSMPGHSLRSLPGRASGMVHFRKRISMDMISRANEMIIPKNVKKTKDDTEAEKEENPEVENNGKLLIDATCVPGDIRYPTDLSLLNESREKLETILDVLHAERPKGATKPRTYRQKARKDFLAVIKKRRASKNKMRKAIRKQLGYIRRNLRHIEQLATVVGLNSLSRQQYRNLLVISEVFRQQALMYESKDHRISGRIVSISQPHIRPIVRGKAGTPVEFGMKISSANIDGYMFIDRCSWDPYNESGDLVMQAEKYRHRYGVYPESIHADQIYRTRGNRNWCKERGIRLSGPPLGRPPKDRGENRERKKLARQDELDRIAVEGTFGRAKRRYSMGRLMTKLAETSESQVAMIMLVMNLEKIRKDLFYVFIIAMLRSRKITKSHFPVVLGYGNMAA; this is translated from the exons ATGTATAGAACTGAGGACAAAACGCAGCTTTCATTTGAAGATTTCTATCTCCCATTTGGAGGCAAACTGAACCCCAATAACCGCTGGGTACAGCTTGCTGATTTAATTCCCTGGGAAGATTTAGAAGCAGAATACGCCTCACAGTTTGCTATCGAAAGCGGGCAAGGCGCTCCGGCAATACAGTTTCGGACAGCTCTGGGTGCCCTGATTATAAAGGAAAAATTAGGAATTACAGATGAGGAAACCGTGGAGCAGATTCGTGAGACGCCTTACCTGCAATATCTCATCGGAATGCAGGGGTACCAGGATGAGGCTCCTTTTGATCCATCCATGCCTGGTCACTCGCTACGCTCGTTGCCCGGCCGTGCATCCGGGATGGTTCATTTCAGAAAGCGAATCAGCATGGACATGATTTCCCGGGCAAATGAAATGATAATT CCGAAGAACGTAAAAAAAACGAAAGATGATACGGAAGCTGAAAAAGAAGAAAATCCTGAGGTAGAAAACAACGGAAAGCTTCTGATTGATGCCACCTGCGTGCCCGGTGATATTCGATATCCCACAGACCTTTCCCTTTTAAATGAGAGCCGGGAAAAACTGGAAACCATCCTAGACGTTCTTCACGCAGAACGGCCCAAGGGGGCGACAAAACCCCGAACCTACCGGCAGAAAGCGCGAAAGGATTTTTTGGCTGTCATCAAAAAGCGCAGAGCAAGCAAGAACAAGATGCGCAAGGCAATACGCAAGCAGCTGGGGTACATACGCCGTAATCTCCGGCATATAGAGCAATTAGCGACGGTAGTCGGCTTGAATAGCCTGTCTCGGCAGCAGTACCGGAATCTGTTGGTTATCTCGGAAGTCTTTCGCCAGCAGGCACTGATGTATGAATCCAAAGATCATCGAATATCGGGCCGGATTGTGAGTATCTCCCAACCCCATATTCGACCCATCGTCAGGGGAAAAGCCGGTACCCCGGTTGAGTTCGGCATGAAGATTTCATCCGCCAATATTGACGGGTACATGTTTATCGATCGCTGTTCATGGGATCCATACAACGAGTCTGGTGATTTAGTCATGCAGGCTGAAAAGTACAGGCACAGATATGGTGTGTATCCGGAATCAATACACGCCGATCAGATTTACCGCACCAGGGGCAACCGGAATTGGTGCAAGGAACGGGGAATCAGATTATCCGGTCCGCCGCTTGGTCGTCCACCGAAAGATCGTGGAGAAAATCGAGAACGAAAGAAGCTGGCCCGTCAGGATGAGCTGGATAGAATAGCTGTCGAAGGGACATTTGGCAGAGCAAAACGACGGTACTCAATGGGTCGATTAATGACAAAGCTTGCTGAGACCAGTGAATCGCAGGTGGCCATGATCATGCTGGTGATGAACCTGGAAAAGATTCGGAAGGATCTTTTTTACGTCTTTATCATAGCTATGCTACGCAGCCGAAAAATTACGAAGTCTCATTTCCCCGTGGTATTGGGGTATGGTAATATGGCAGCATAG
- a CDS encoding DUF6933 domain-containing protein: MNNSGNQITIGCTKKIQDQIKEVSFKALPKQTISSIHFWHSNLTYFNRRKAILFTHDLSRFSFLLFNIIKEDLRNFDDLFIHNLIKNLRIENFTDTQIEKLLGSSTAKVNLVKTHSRSVLGSMNDFMLMIPYYLERIDLPDPNNKSKNNYFLNKRLNETPVLCSGDGFFPIEKLKELSEEI, encoded by the coding sequence ATGAATAATTCAGGAAATCAGATTACCATTGGGTGCACGAAAAAGATTCAGGATCAGATTAAAGAAGTGTCCTTCAAAGCATTACCCAAACAAACAATAAGCTCAATTCATTTTTGGCATTCAAACCTAACCTATTTTAATCGCCGCAAAGCAATTCTTTTCACTCATGATCTTAGTAGATTCTCATTTCTTCTCTTCAATATAATCAAAGAAGATCTTCGCAATTTTGATGATCTGTTTATCCACAATCTTATTAAAAATTTACGAATAGAAAATTTTACTGACACTCAAATCGAAAAGCTACTTGGATCCAGCACTGCGAAAGTAAATTTGGTTAAAACCCATAGCAGAAGCGTATTGGGTTCGATGAATGATTTTATGCTAATGATTCCATATTATCTGGAGCGAATAGATCTTCCTGATCCAAACAATAAATCGAAGAATAATTACTTTTTGAATAAGAGATTGAATGAGACACCGGTTCTATGCTCTGGAGATGGGTTCTTCCCAATTGAAAAGTTAAAAGAATTAAGTGAAGAAATTTGA
- a CDS encoding type II toxin-antitoxin system VapC family toxin, which translates to MQNTLIDAGPLIALFNKNDKYYQSIFDFLKNYKGRLISTWPVITEVSHMLSFNVQAQIDFLRWIRLGGIIIEEIKYEGLDRIISLSEKYSDIPMDLADASLVFISEKLNIKEIITIDNDYYIYRTIDKEKIRNIFAYE; encoded by the coding sequence ATGCAAAACACTCTCATTGATGCTGGTCCTTTAATCGCACTTTTTAATAAAAATGATAAATATTACCAATCGATCTTTGATTTCCTTAAAAATTATAAAGGAAGATTAATAAGTACCTGGCCGGTTATCACTGAAGTGTCTCACATGCTCTCTTTCAATGTTCAGGCTCAAATTGACTTTCTAAGATGGATTAGGCTTGGAGGCATAATAATTGAAGAAATAAAATACGAAGGTTTGGATAGGATTATTTCTCTCTCAGAAAAATATTCAGATATTCCAATGGATCTTGCAGATGCATCACTGGTTTTTATTTCTGAAAAATTGAATATCAAGGAAATTATAACAATCGATAATGATTATTATATTTACCGGACCATCGACAAAGAAAAGATTAGGAATATTTTCGCGTATGAATAA
- a CDS encoding CopG family ribbon-helix-helix protein — MTTVRLNDEIDNKLAQIIEVEKTTKSEIIKKAISEYYEFHYQSKPPYELGLEFFGKYGAGSNLSSEYKYRLKEQLNAKHSH, encoded by the coding sequence ATGACAACTGTCCGCTTAAATGATGAAATTGATAATAAGCTTGCTCAAATAATAGAAGTAGAAAAAACTACTAAATCAGAAATTATCAAAAAAGCAATTTCAGAATATTACGAATTTCATTATCAATCTAAACCACCTTATGAATTAGGCCTCGAATTTTTTGGAAAATATGGCGCAGGTTCAAATCTCTCCTCAGAATATAAATACCGGCTAAAGGAACAGCTCAATGCAAAACACTCTCATTGA
- a CDS encoding DEAD/DEAH box helicase family protein: MNGQTLEQKITAFKELGQTLPEIPESIKSNLNSTFELRPYQEEAFSRFLFYYNNQTIRQKPSQILFHMATGSGKTLIMAGLILYLYEQGYRNFLFFVNSTNIINKTRENFLNPASIKYLFAESLSFSSKQVTVKEVDNFQAVNEDDINIVFTTIQGLHSRLNTPRENSLTYEDFSDKKIVLISDEAHHINAETKRKKDLTKTLFEEVTSWEGTVNRIFRSNIENLLLEFTATADLSNEDVANKYFDKILFDYSLKQFRLDGYSKEVKVLQADISNIDRALQACLLSQFRRKIFEKNRLHIKPVVLLKSKKIDDSKLFFDEFTDKIKTLKISDINKLNSATADNSIKEVFSYIKDNNINIQSLVDEIKEDFSEDKCIVVNSKSESEEKQIAVNTLEDPDNEYRAIFVVDMLNEGWDVLNLFDIVRLYNTRDKNTKTGQIGKTTISEAQLIGRGARYCPFSLDITDPKFQRKYDEDIDNELRICEELYYHSAYNPKYIHELNEALHEMGIKPKESREIQLDLKFDFKESDFYNNGLVFLNQKIENDRKDIFSLPTTITKQTHKVRLQTGYGIATAIFESEDSGNRTYKIKDFKISDFDNRVVRKALSKLDFYHFNNLKSFLPNIQSISEFIISEDYLKNVSIELEGPESVLNELRPEVELKILIEVLEKVSHTISSENVEFKGTKKFEPYYIKKKLKNKRLNIYVNDSGDQEYGIGQNETRNTELKMDLSEKDWYVFNENYGTSEEKYLVRYIDKMYEKLKEKYDTVYLVRNEKHFQIFNFQDGRPFEPDFLLFLSKKEQDISIQYQVFIEPKGEHLIQTDKWKEDFLKELKDQHKIEVLWKNKDFNILGMPFYNERIKKQEFDDSFKTLVE; this comes from the coding sequence ATGAATGGACAAACCTTAGAGCAAAAAATAACTGCATTTAAAGAACTGGGGCAGACATTACCGGAAATACCTGAAAGCATAAAGTCTAATCTTAATTCGACTTTTGAACTAAGACCATATCAGGAAGAAGCTTTTTCACGCTTTCTGTTTTATTACAATAACCAGACTATCAGACAAAAACCTTCTCAGATTTTGTTTCACATGGCAACCGGAAGTGGTAAGACCCTGATAATGGCAGGGCTTATTTTGTATCTCTATGAACAGGGTTATCGCAACTTTCTGTTTTTTGTAAACAGTACAAATATCATCAACAAAACAAGGGAAAACTTTCTTAATCCGGCTTCAATTAAATATCTGTTTGCGGAATCACTTAGTTTTTCAAGCAAACAGGTGACGGTTAAGGAGGTAGATAACTTTCAGGCAGTAAATGAAGATGATATCAACATTGTCTTTACAACAATTCAGGGACTACATTCAAGGCTAAACACTCCGAGAGAAAATTCTTTAACCTATGAAGATTTCTCTGATAAAAAAATCGTTCTAATATCCGATGAAGCACACCATATCAATGCTGAAACAAAAAGAAAAAAAGATTTAACAAAGACTCTGTTTGAAGAAGTTACTTCATGGGAAGGTACGGTAAACAGGATTTTTCGCTCAAACATTGAAAACCTATTATTGGAATTTACGGCAACCGCTGATTTATCAAATGAAGATGTGGCAAATAAATATTTTGATAAAATACTGTTCGACTACTCTCTAAAACAGTTCCGACTTGATGGTTATTCAAAAGAGGTGAAAGTTCTGCAAGCGGACATAAGCAATATTGACAGAGCATTGCAAGCCTGTCTGTTGAGCCAGTTTAGAAGAAAAATATTCGAGAAGAACAGACTCCATATTAAACCTGTTGTGCTGCTTAAATCGAAAAAAATTGACGATAGTAAATTGTTCTTTGACGAGTTTACAGACAAGATTAAAACACTTAAAATATCCGATATTAATAAACTTAATTCAGCTACAGCAGACAATTCAATTAAAGAAGTCTTTAGTTACATAAAAGATAATAATATCAACATACAAAGCCTTGTTGATGAGATAAAAGAGGATTTTTCAGAAGATAAATGTATTGTTGTAAATAGTAAATCCGAATCAGAAGAAAAGCAGATTGCAGTAAACACACTCGAAGACCCTGATAATGAATACAGGGCTATCTTTGTTGTTGATATGCTGAATGAAGGCTGGGATGTTCTCAATCTTTTTGATATTGTGCGACTGTATAATACCCGAGATAAGAATACTAAAACAGGACAAATTGGAAAAACAACCATTTCGGAAGCCCAGCTAATAGGAAGAGGTGCTCGTTATTGTCCCTTTTCTCTGGATATAACAGACCCAAAATTCCAGAGAAAATATGATGAAGATATTGATAATGAGCTCCGTATCTGCGAAGAACTCTATTATCACAGTGCTTATAACCCTAAATATATACATGAGCTGAATGAAGCCTTACATGAAATGGGGATAAAACCGAAGGAATCGAGAGAAATTCAATTAGATCTGAAGTTTGATTTCAAAGAAAGTGATTTTTATAATAATGGATTAGTTTTCTTGAATCAAAAAATTGAAAATGACCGGAAGGACATCTTTTCATTACCGACAACTATAACAAAGCAAACACACAAAGTAAGATTGCAAACCGGCTATGGAATTGCGACAGCAATCTTTGAAAGTGAAGATTCTGGAAATAGAACCTATAAAATCAAAGATTTCAAAATTTCGGATTTTGATAATAGAGTAGTTAGAAAAGCACTTAGTAAACTTGATTTTTACCATTTTAATAATTTGAAGTCTTTTCTCCCCAATATTCAATCAATAAGCGAGTTTATTATCTCAGAAGATTATCTTAAGAATGTTTCTATAGAATTAGAAGGGCCAGAGTCCGTTCTTAATGAACTAAGGCCCGAAGTTGAGCTCAAAATTCTTATAGAGGTTCTGGAAAAAGTTAGTCATACTATTTCCAGTGAAAATGTAGAATTCAAAGGAACCAAAAAATTTGAACCATATTATATTAAAAAGAAACTGAAAAACAAACGACTTAATATATATGTGAATGATAGCGGCGATCAGGAGTATGGTATCGGTCAGAATGAAACAAGAAATACCGAGCTTAAAATGGATCTATCTGAGAAAGATTGGTATGTATTCAATGAGAATTATGGAACTTCTGAAGAAAAATACTTGGTTCGTTATATTGATAAAATGTATGAAAAGTTAAAAGAAAAATATGATACTGTTTATCTTGTTAGAAATGAAAAACACTTCCAAATATTCAATTTCCAAGATGGAAGACCCTTTGAACCAGACTTCCTACTTTTCCTATCTAAAAAGGAACAGGATATAAGCATCCAGTATCAAGTTTTTATTGAACCAAAAGGCGAACATCTAATACAAACAGATAAATGGAAAGAAGATTTTCTGAAAGAGCTTAAAGATCAACATAAAATAGAGGTTCTTTGGAAGAATAAGGACTTTAATATATTAGGAATGCCTTTTTACAATGAAAGAATTAAAAAGCAGGAGTTTGATGATAGTTTTAAAACTCTTGTTGAATAA
- a CDS encoding DNA methyltransferase: MRTRVQEATGKDENLYYIEYYPTSGKNKGKKTTVHFVGSKKRLVSWFSNVTIIEDNNLYKKEKLGTLWNKLNWNNVTREGGVSFPNGQKPEQLLKILISTFTNENDIVLDYHLGSGTTCAVALKMNRRFIGIEQLDYGKNDSVIRLQNVIGKNIEKNDELIPSNNYDQTGVSKDVKWQGGGSFTYCELSKANQEYIDKINETKDAKSLLKIWKKMQDKAFISYKVDIKTINASIDEFEKLPFKDQKRFLIETLDKNMLYVPYSEIDDVDYSISDEDKKLNHKFYGGKA, from the coding sequence ATAAGAACAAGAGTACAGGAAGCTACAGGTAAGGATGAAAATTTATATTACATTGAATATTACCCTACATCAGGGAAAAATAAAGGTAAAAAAACAACTGTTCATTTTGTAGGATCTAAAAAAAGATTAGTAAGTTGGTTTTCAAATGTCACTATTATTGAAGATAATAATTTATACAAAAAGGAAAAGTTAGGAACTCTATGGAATAAACTAAATTGGAATAATGTTACAAGAGAAGGAGGTGTAAGTTTTCCTAACGGTCAAAAACCTGAACAGCTCCTAAAGATATTAATCTCAACATTTACAAACGAAAATGATATCGTACTTGATTATCATTTAGGTTCAGGTACAACTTGTGCCGTAGCTTTAAAAATGAATCGCAGATTTATAGGTATTGAACAATTAGATTATGGAAAGAACGATTCTGTTATAAGACTGCAAAATGTTATTGGTAAAAACATTGAAAAAAATGATGAATTAATACCTTCAAATAACTATGATCAAACAGGTGTTTCCAAAGATGTTAAATGGCAAGGTGGCGGTTCTTTCACTTACTGCGAGCTTTCAAAAGCTAACCAAGAATATATTGATAAAATAAATGAAACTAAAGACGCAAAATCATTACTCAAAATCTGGAAAAAAATGCAGGATAAAGCATTTATCTCCTACAAAGTGGACATCAAAACAATCAATGCCAGTATAGACGAGTTTGAAAAACTTCCCTTTAAAGATCAGAAACGCTTTCTTATTGAAACGCTTGATAAAAATATGCTCTATGTACCATATTCTGAAATAGATGATGTTGATTACAGTATCAGCGATGAAGATAAAAAGCTGAATCACAAGTTCTATGGCGGTAAAGCATGA